Proteins co-encoded in one uncultured Draconibacterium sp. genomic window:
- a CDS encoding RNA polymerase sigma factor, whose amino-acid sequence MTSSDFENLIIQQKDKLFRFAFSILKDSHDAQDAVQEVVLKLWKNKRLLDDAKNLESYCLNAVKNHCFDVLRKQKHHQNYLLTKVHESLEETRFETIDLVDKLKKELYQLPDQQRMAIELKDFQGMEYEEVSKIMDQNTNTIRVHVSRGRKKLFEIFKEELANV is encoded by the coding sequence ATGACAAGCAGCGATTTTGAAAATCTGATAATACAACAAAAAGATAAACTTTTCAGGTTTGCTTTTAGCATACTAAAAGACAGCCACGATGCGCAAGATGCAGTTCAGGAGGTGGTGCTGAAATTGTGGAAAAACAAACGTTTGCTGGATGATGCAAAAAACCTTGAAAGCTATTGTTTGAATGCGGTTAAAAACCATTGTTTCGATGTACTGCGAAAACAAAAACACCACCAGAACTACCTTCTGACTAAGGTTCACGAATCGCTGGAAGAAACACGGTTTGAAACTATTGACCTGGTAGATAAGTTGAAAAAGGAATTATATCAATTACCTGATCAACAACGAATGGCAATAGAATTAAAAGATTTCCAGGGAATGGAATACGAAGAAGTAAGCAAAATTATGGATCAAAACACGAATACCATACGCGTGCATGTTTCGAGAGGAAGAAAAAAATTATTTGAAATTTTTAAGGAGGAGTTAGCAAATGTGTAG
- a CDS encoding DUF4252 domain-containing protein has product MRTKFILFFLFISFCSLAQDGNKSIDQAFKLIDSREDISYFEVTQDMFKMLSESRDISPEFKEYISKLHQLKMIQPGGEHRTELGEELFKTFMENVNLKDYTRLMTQRDKYSKISFYKKDGKDENEFLLVSNNMIIYITGTLDLQNMQQFEQIIDIAGSAMGM; this is encoded by the coding sequence ATGAGAACAAAATTCATCTTATTTTTTCTATTTATTAGTTTCTGCAGCCTGGCACAAGATGGTAATAAAAGTATCGATCAGGCCTTTAAACTAATCGACAGCCGCGAAGATATTTCATATTTTGAAGTAACACAAGACATGTTTAAAATGCTGTCGGAATCCAGGGACATCAGTCCCGAATTTAAAGAATACATTAGCAAACTTCATCAACTAAAAATGATTCAGCCTGGTGGAGAACACCGTACAGAGCTTGGCGAAGAATTATTTAAAACATTCATGGAGAATGTAAACCTAAAGGATTACACGCGATTAATGACCCAGAGAGACAAGTACTCAAAAATATCGTTTTATAAAAAGGACGGTAAAGATGAGAATGAGTTTCTGCTGGTAAGTAACAACATGATCATTTATATCACAGGCACACTCGATTTGCAGAATATGCAGCAATTTGAACAAATAATTGACATCGCCGGGAGTGCTATGGGAATGTAA
- a CDS encoding PQQ-binding-like beta-propeller repeat protein yields MMTKKINFAALLFFIFVFISCQTEQQNWTHFRGSKMNGHANVESAPLHWSDTENVVWKVPVKGLGWSSPVVYDGQVWLTSAEEDGTAFYISCFDFDSGELLVEKTLFNSEEPQRIHPTNSYATPTPCIEKGQVYVHYGSFGTACVDTKNFEVIWKRNDMPCEHMQGPASSPIIYEDKLIVHLEGTEDPYVVALDKTTGEIIWKSVRPKEIYDPLQPVFRKSYQTPIVVNVDGRDLLISNSSFMCFAHDVNTGEVIWTFQYGDDSTVSQPLFYNGLVFINSGWIFEDGKPNFTREFAIDPTGEGDVTETHQIWMYEDEVPQIPTPLIVDGKMYMVHDRGMVTCLDAMTGNVIWKEKLRGNFNSSPIYAGGNIYFINVKGFCTIIKPSDSFQKVAENDISETVKAVPVFVGDKMLLRSEKNLILIQ; encoded by the coding sequence ATGATGACCAAAAAAATCAACTTCGCCGCCTTACTATTTTTCATTTTTGTATTTATCTCGTGCCAGACTGAGCAACAAAACTGGACGCATTTTCGTGGTTCGAAGATGAATGGTCATGCTAATGTTGAATCGGCACCCTTACATTGGAGCGATACGGAAAATGTTGTTTGGAAAGTGCCCGTAAAAGGATTAGGCTGGTCGTCGCCGGTGGTTTATGATGGGCAGGTTTGGCTAACTTCGGCAGAAGAAGATGGAACAGCATTTTATATCAGTTGTTTCGATTTTGATTCCGGTGAACTATTAGTTGAAAAGACATTGTTTAACTCTGAAGAGCCGCAGCGCATTCATCCCACGAACTCGTATGCCACGCCGACTCCGTGTATTGAAAAGGGCCAGGTTTATGTGCATTACGGAAGTTTTGGAACAGCCTGTGTCGATACCAAAAATTTTGAAGTAATCTGGAAACGCAACGATATGCCATGCGAGCACATGCAGGGACCGGCTTCTTCTCCGATAATTTACGAGGATAAATTGATTGTACATTTGGAAGGAACAGAAGATCCTTATGTGGTTGCGTTGGATAAAACTACCGGAGAAATAATATGGAAAAGTGTACGCCCAAAAGAAATATACGATCCTTTACAACCTGTGTTCCGTAAATCATATCAAACGCCAATTGTGGTAAATGTTGATGGTCGGGATTTGCTGATCAGCAATTCGTCGTTTATGTGTTTTGCCCACGATGTAAATACCGGCGAGGTAATCTGGACTTTTCAATATGGTGATGACTCAACAGTGAGCCAGCCGCTTTTCTACAATGGTTTGGTGTTTATAAATTCGGGGTGGATATTTGAAGACGGAAAACCAAATTTTACACGTGAGTTTGCCATCGATCCAACAGGAGAAGGTGATGTAACCGAAACACACCAGATTTGGATGTACGAAGATGAGGTGCCGCAAATTCCAACTCCACTTATTGTTGATGGAAAAATGTATATGGTTCACGACCGCGGAATGGTAACTTGTCTGGACGCAATGACGGGTAATGTCATCTGGAAGGAAAAACTGAGAGGCAATTTTAATTCGTCGCCCATTTATGCCGGCGGAAATATTTACTTTATCAATGTAAAAGGATTTTGTACGATCATTAAACCCAGCGATTCATTTCAAAAAGTTGCCGAAAATGATATTAGTGAAACCGTTAAAGCAGTTCCGGTTTTTGTTGGCGATAAAATGCTTTTACGAAGCGAGAAAAATTTGATTTTGATTCAATAG
- a CDS encoding endonuclease/exonuclease/phosphatase family protein, translating to MTKPVLFILTLFLTINTLTAQNTTEEVITVRVLTFNILHGATTKGNFDLDKIASVIQKTNPDLVAMQEVDFKTKRAHNYDLVTELGWRTKMAPLFGIAMPYDGGGYGEGILTKMPILSSRNVTLPHSPENEPRAALEVLVQLESGDTISFIGTHLEHQETSTDRIDQVKTINETFVSCKYPSILAGDLNATPDSEPISILKKYWTVSDPKGVLTYPSNDPEIKIDYIFFRPAEKWQVIETKVFCDEIASDHCAVLSVLKLVK from the coding sequence ATGACTAAACCGGTACTTTTTATTCTTACTCTGTTTTTAACTATCAATACACTGACCGCACAAAATACGACTGAGGAAGTGATAACAGTTCGTGTATTAACTTTTAATATTCTGCATGGAGCAACAACCAAAGGCAATTTTGATTTGGATAAAATCGCTTCGGTTATTCAAAAAACAAATCCCGATCTGGTGGCGATGCAGGAAGTTGACTTTAAAACGAAACGCGCACACAACTACGATTTGGTTACCGAATTGGGATGGAGAACTAAAATGGCTCCTCTGTTTGGTATTGCCATGCCGTACGACGGTGGCGGATACGGAGAAGGAATTTTAACCAAAATGCCCATTCTATCGAGTCGCAATGTAACACTTCCCCACTCCCCGGAAAATGAACCACGCGCAGCACTTGAGGTTTTGGTGCAACTTGAATCGGGCGATACAATCAGTTTTATCGGCACCCATTTGGAGCACCAGGAAACTAGCACGGATCGAATCGACCAGGTAAAAACAATCAATGAAACTTTCGTTTCTTGTAAATACCCGTCAATTTTAGCCGGCGATCTAAATGCGACTCCCGACAGCGAGCCAATCTCAATTCTAAAAAAATACTGGACAGTAAGCGACCCAAAAGGAGTTTTAACTTACCCATCCAATGATCCTGAAATCAAGATCGATTACATATTTTTCAGGCCTGCAGAAAAGTGGCAAGTGATAGAAACAAAAGTTTTTTGCGATGAAATTGCCTCTGACCACTGTGCCGTTTTATCAGTGCTAAAATTGGTAAAATAA
- a CDS encoding saccharopine dehydrogenase C-terminal domain-containing protein, giving the protein MKNILIFGAGRSSVFLLTYLAERAPKYHWQIKVVDAEESDLAKSLKLSFSILNVRDEFARDQEVREADLVISMLPARLHKLVMQSCLKFSKSLFTASYESKETQQVEDEVKSKGLLFLNECGLDPGLDHMSAMRVINQIKQEGHQLEAFESFTGGLVAPESDDNPWLYKFSWNPRNVVLAGQGGPAKFIQKGKVKYIPYNRLFRRTEMIEIENYGWFEGYANRDSLSYIEKYGLQEVPTVFRGTLRRPGFCKAWNVFVQLGATSDEYFIDNVEDMTYREFINSFLYYHPATIDLKLYHSMQIPMDSEIIPKLEWLGIFDDRKIGLKRATPAQVMEKLLSEKWQLMPDDKDMIVMWHKFEYLHRDTNEKVEKNSSLVVIGESGEKTAMAKTVGLPLAVAAKLFLTGKLNHQGIYIPTQPDIYEPILDELESFGIKFTEMEKRFEGQENAV; this is encoded by the coding sequence ATGAAGAACATATTAATATTCGGAGCCGGTAGGTCGAGCGTATTTTTGCTCACCTACCTGGCCGAACGTGCACCAAAATACCACTGGCAGATAAAAGTTGTTGACGCCGAAGAAAGCGATCTCGCAAAATCACTAAAATTGTCATTTTCAATTTTAAATGTGCGCGATGAGTTTGCCCGCGACCAGGAAGTTCGCGAAGCAGATCTGGTAATTTCAATGCTACCTGCGCGACTTCATAAACTGGTGATGCAATCCTGCCTAAAATTCTCGAAAAGTTTATTTACGGCTTCGTACGAAAGTAAGGAAACACAGCAGGTTGAAGATGAAGTGAAAAGTAAAGGACTGCTGTTTTTAAACGAATGCGGTTTAGATCCCGGTCTGGATCATATGTCGGCTATGCGCGTGATTAATCAAATAAAACAGGAAGGCCATCAGCTGGAAGCTTTTGAATCGTTTACCGGTGGTTTGGTAGCGCCCGAATCAGATGATAATCCGTGGCTTTACAAGTTTAGCTGGAATCCCAGAAACGTTGTACTGGCCGGTCAGGGAGGACCCGCAAAATTTATTCAGAAAGGAAAGGTGAAATACATTCCTTACAACCGTCTGTTCAGAAGGACAGAGATGATTGAGATCGAAAATTATGGATGGTTTGAAGGTTATGCCAATCGCGATTCGTTGAGTTATATCGAGAAATACGGGCTGCAGGAGGTGCCCACAGTATTTCGCGGAACTTTGCGCCGCCCCGGTTTTTGCAAGGCCTGGAATGTATTTGTGCAGTTGGGTGCCACCAGCGACGAATATTTCATCGATAATGTGGAAGACATGACTTATCGAGAGTTTATCAATTCGTTTCTGTACTACCATCCTGCTACGATTGATCTGAAACTGTATCATTCGATGCAAATCCCTATGGATTCTGAGATCATTCCAAAGTTGGAGTGGCTGGGGATTTTTGATGATCGGAAAATAGGATTGAAGCGAGCTACTCCTGCCCAGGTAATGGAAAAGCTACTTTCGGAAAAATGGCAGTTGATGCCCGACGACAAAGATATGATTGTGATGTGGCACAAGTTTGAATACCTCCATCGCGATACTAATGAAAAAGTAGAGAAGAACAGTTCGTTAGTGGTTATTGGCGAATCGGGAGAGAAAACAGCCATGGCAAAAACGGTGGGTTTACCGTTAGCTGTTGCAGCAAAGTTGTTTCTTACCGGCAAACTTAACCATCAAGGAATTTATATTCCAACACAACCTGATATTTATGAACCTATTTTGGATGAATTGGAAAGTTTTGGTATAAAATTCACCGAAATGGAGAAACGCTTTGAAGGACAGGAAAATGCTGTTTAG